Proteins from a genomic interval of bacterium YEK0313:
- the recF_2 gene encoding DNA replication and repair protein RecF: MANPRPGRQRPYDETEDAELERLWRDPQILFSMTFDRGDGWEAEAYPFHLDAVRETGTLAFHPKVTFFVGENGSGKSTLLEALALALGFRAEGGSLQARSASYPAHSHLHRFVKLDRTRRIVKEGFFLRAESFFNFASIMDRAAAEAGPRPNPLNAYGGVSLHEQSHGESFMALMEHRFRPKGIYLLDEPEAALSPTRQLRFLRRLHELAAKGCQFVIATHAPILLAYPHARIYEFADKGPREVGYEELEHVQVTRRFLADPQRFLDTILEDE; this comes from the coding sequence ATGGCGAACCCCCGGCCCGGCCGGCAAAGACCCTATGACGAGACCGAGGATGCGGAGCTGGAACGCCTGTGGCGCGATCCGCAGATCCTGTTCTCCATGACCTTCGATCGCGGCGACGGCTGGGAGGCGGAGGCCTATCCCTTTCATCTCGACGCGGTGCGCGAGACCGGCACGCTCGCCTTCCACCCGAAGGTGACCTTCTTCGTCGGCGAGAACGGTTCCGGCAAATCGACGCTGCTCGAAGCGCTCGCCCTGGCGCTCGGCTTCCGGGCCGAGGGCGGCTCGCTGCAGGCGCGCTCGGCAAGCTATCCCGCCCATTCCCATCTGCATCGCTTCGTCAAGCTCGACCGCACCCGGCGCATCGTCAAGGAAGGCTTCTTCCTGCGCGCCGAGAGCTTCTTCAATTTCGCCTCGATCATGGACCGCGCCGCGGCCGAGGCCGGTCCCCGGCCGAACCCGCTCAACGCCTATGGCGGCGTTTCGCTGCATGAGCAATCGCACGGCGAAAGCTTCATGGCGCTGATGGAGCACCGCTTCCGGCCGAAGGGGATCTATCTGCTCGACGAGCCCGAGGCCGCGCTGTCGCCGACGCGTCAGCTCCGGTTCCTGCGCCGGCTCCACGAGCTCGCCGCCAAGGGCTGCCAGTTCGTCATCGCGACCCACGCGCCGATCCTGCTCGCCTACCCCCATGCCCGCATCTACGAATTCGCCGACAAGGGGCCGCGCGAGGTCGGCTACGAGGAGCTGGAACATGTCCAGGTGACGCGCCGGTTCCTGGCCGATCCGCAGCGTTTCCTCGACACGATCCTGGAGGACGAATGA
- a CDS encoding Aspartate aminotransferase: MTIRTVPHFDRIGEENAFAVLARATALAATGKDVINLGIGQPDFATPGPIAEAAIRAIRDGHHGYTPATGILPLREAVAADLHRRFEVEVSPEEVMIVPGGKVTMYMAILMFGEPGAEILYPDPGFPIYRSMIEYTGATPVPVPIREANGFAFSADELLSLITPRTRLIIVNSPANPTGGVTPKAEIDKLVAGLAQWPDVALLSDEIYDQMVYDGEAHVCLLSYPEIRDRTILLNGWSKTYAMTGWRLGYSIWPGKLYDYARKLAVNSFSCVNAPAQYAALEALTGPQDAVGRMVAEFDTRRRLVVDGLNTLPGVSCIVPKGAFYAFPNISATGWKAKPLASALLEDAGVATIGGPDFGLFGEGYIRLSYANSAENITRALDRMRGFLERRNAP; encoded by the coding sequence ATGACGATCAGGACCGTCCCGCATTTCGACCGCATCGGCGAAGAGAACGCCTTCGCCGTGCTGGCCCGCGCGACCGCCCTCGCCGCCACAGGCAAGGACGTCATCAATCTCGGCATCGGCCAGCCCGACTTCGCGACGCCCGGACCCATTGCCGAGGCGGCGATCCGGGCGATCCGCGACGGCCATCACGGCTATACGCCGGCAACCGGCATCCTGCCGCTGCGCGAGGCGGTGGCGGCCGATCTCCATCGCCGCTTCGAGGTCGAGGTCTCGCCCGAGGAGGTGATGATCGTGCCCGGCGGCAAGGTCACCATGTATATGGCGATCCTGATGTTCGGCGAGCCGGGCGCGGAAATCCTCTATCCGGATCCCGGCTTTCCGATCTACCGCTCGATGATCGAATATACGGGTGCGACACCCGTGCCCGTGCCGATCCGAGAGGCCAACGGCTTCGCCTTCTCCGCCGACGAACTGCTCTCGCTGATCACCCCGCGGACGCGGCTGATCATCGTCAACTCCCCGGCCAATCCGACCGGCGGCGTCACGCCCAAGGCGGAGATCGACAAGCTGGTGGCGGGCCTGGCGCAATGGCCCGATGTCGCGCTCCTCTCCGACGAGATCTACGACCAGATGGTCTATGACGGCGAGGCCCATGTCTGCCTCTTGAGCTATCCCGAGATCCGCGACCGGACGATCCTCCTCAACGGCTGGTCGAAGACCTATGCCATGACCGGCTGGCGGCTCGGCTATTCGATCTGGCCGGGCAAGCTCTACGACTATGCCCGCAAGCTGGCGGTGAACTCGTTTTCCTGCGTCAACGCGCCGGCGCAATATGCCGCCCTCGAAGCGCTCACCGGGCCGCAGGACGCGGTGGGCAGGATGGTTGCCGAATTCGACACGCGGCGGCGGCTGGTCGTCGACGGGCTCAACACCTTGCCCGGCGTCAGTTGCATCGTGCCGAAGGGCGCCTTTTATGCCTTCCCGAACATTTCGGCGACCGGCTGGAAGGCGAAGCCCCTCGCCTCGGCACTGCTCGAGGACGCCGGCGTCGCCACCATCGGCGGTCCGGATTTCGGCCTGTTCGGCGAGGGCTATATCCGCCTGAGCTACGCCAATTCGGCCGAGAACATCACCCGCGCCCTCGACCGGATGCGCGGTTTCCTGGAGCGCCGCAACGCGCCGTGA
- a CDS encoding putative permease, whose amino-acid sequence MLPLTSPDRPKPARKIFDASTLVVLALVLTGAFFVYRREGGRGLLHILGEDSWLFVEILPKVLAGCLIGAFVQLLLPREVVARWVGGDSGLTGLAIATAIGAILPGGPFTIYPLAGAFLAIGAGVGPAVAFVTSWTLIGFNRAVIWEVPFFGIDFVILRAVASLPLPILAGFLAQALARVVPGGPRT is encoded by the coding sequence GTGCTTCCCTTGACCAGTCCAGACCGCCCGAAACCGGCCCGGAAGATCTTCGACGCCTCGACGCTGGTCGTGCTGGCGCTGGTGCTGACCGGGGCCTTCTTCGTCTATCGCCGCGAAGGCGGCCGAGGTCTCCTGCATATTCTCGGCGAGGATTCCTGGCTGTTCGTCGAGATCCTGCCGAAAGTGCTGGCCGGCTGCCTGATCGGTGCCTTCGTCCAGCTCCTGCTGCCGCGCGAGGTGGTGGCGCGCTGGGTCGGTGGCGATTCCGGCCTCACCGGCCTCGCGATTGCGACCGCCATCGGCGCTATCCTGCCCGGCGGCCCGTTCACGATCTATCCGCTCGCCGGAGCCTTCCTGGCGATCGGTGCCGGGGTCGGACCAGCGGTGGCCTTCGTCACCAGCTGGACGCTCATCGGCTTCAACCGCGCGGTGATCTGGGAGGTGCCGTTCTTCGGCATCGACTTCGTCATCCTGCGTGCCGTCGCCTCGCTGCCCCTGCCGATCCTCGCCGGTTTCCTCGCGCAGGCTCTGGCAAGGGTCGTTCCCGGCGGGCCGCGGACATGA